The Aphis gossypii isolate Hap1 chromosome 3, ASM2018417v2, whole genome shotgun sequence genome includes a region encoding these proteins:
- the LOC114126744 gene encoding segmentation protein Runt-like: MDIDAVYQKYVACILEDVRAIHGKEMVATGSPSVFCSVLPGHWRSNKSLPIPFKVVVLDEVPDGAVVVVQAGNDENPSADMRNYRALSATGIAVFNDLRFVGRSGRGKLLTLTITVQCKDQAVLVANYVKAIKITVDGPRLPRSNHRDVIHGYGGMFPMHGPLPPYGMIMEYKRLLEGAALPGSLNYQYIAANYFQLHNAMEASQMYCDLPPQSAFNFAGYNGLHGLPPTPPRTEEDPTAATPAAQDDCGVGSVVPTKRQRHAAETARAVATTAAATATTTCPDDRLRPESCKRPKRESAPSPDIDIVSVGVVRSSSPEVQLKPRQEKIWRPYGATDE; encoded by the exons ATg GACATCGACGCAGTGTACCAGAAATACGTGGCATGCATTCTCGAGGATGTGAGGGCCATCCACGGCAAGGAGATGGTGGCCACAGGCAGCCCGTCCGTATTCTGCTCGGTGTTGCCCGGCCACTGGCGATCCAACAAATCTTTGCCGATACCGTTCAAGGTGGTCGTGCTGGATGAGGTTCCCGACGGTGCGGTCGTCGTCGTACAGGCCGGAAACGACGAGAATCCGTCGGCCGACATGAGGAACTACCGAGCCCTGTCCGCCACCGGCATCGCCGTCTTCAACGACCTCCGATTCGTCGGTCGCAGTGGAAGAG gtaagctGTTAACGCTCACCATCACAGTTCAATGCAAGGACCAAGCAGTGTTAGTAGCCAACTACGTAAAGGCCATTAAAATCACCGTCGACGGTCCAAGGCTCCCTCGGTCGAACCATAGAG acgtgatccacGGCTACGGTGGCATGTTCCCAATGCACGGTCCCCTGCCGCCTTACGGCATGATCATGGAATACAAACGACTTCTGGAGGGCGCAGCGTTGCCTGGGTCGCTCAACTACCAGTACATAGCGGCCAATTACTTCCAACTTCACA ACGCAATGGAAGCTTCGCAGATGTATTGCGACTTGCCACCCCAGTCGGCGTTCAACTTCGCCGGCTACAACGGTCTACACGGTTTGCCGCCCACGCCGCCGCGCACCGAGGAAGATCCGACAGCGGCTACGCCGGCGGCGCAGGACGACTGCGGCGTCGGTAGCGTCGTTCCCACGAAGCGACAACGGCACGCGGCCGAGACGGCTCGAGCGGTGGCCACCACGGCGGCCGCGACAGCGACCACCACCTGCCCGGACGACCGACTCCGGCCAGAGTCGTGCAAGAGGCCCAAGCGCGAGTCTGCTCCAAGTCCGGACATCGACATCGTCAGCGTGGGCGTCGTCCGGTCGTCCAGTCCGGAAGTGCAGCTCAAACCCCGCCAGGAGAAGATCTGGAGACCTTACGGCGCCACCGACGAATAG